The Spiroplasma apis B31 genomic sequence TGCAGTTGATTTCAATAAACCTTTTGGAATTTCGTTCTTATTAGAAAAAGATATACCAGAAAAATTATGACCATTACCAATAAAAGAAATGCATATGGTTGGAGAAGCTACTGAAAAAATTATGAAGAGCTTAGATATTAATACTATTGGAGATTTAGCGAAAGCTGATGTCAATGCTGTAATATCTTCCATCGGAAAACGTGGCTATGTTTTATGAAATTGAGCGAATGGTATAGGTGATGATTCAGTAACTAGAGAGTCTAGTGAATTGAAATCTATTGGAAACGAGATGACACTTCATTTTACAACAACCAACAAAGATGAAATTGAAGAAATAATATACGAATTATCACTAAAAGTTAGTGAAAGAGCAAAGAAAAGATATTTGGTTGGTAAAACTATTGCTATAGTTGTAAAATTTTTAAGTGATAGTCATGGCGAATACAACAAGAAGGAAAGAAAGAAACACTTAATAAGACAAGAAACTATCACCGATCCAACAAATGATGTAGAAGTTATTTATTCAGTTGCGAAAGAATGTCTTTATGATATTTGAGAAGGTGATCCACTCTTGTTATTAGGAGTTCGATTAACCAAGTTATCAAATAAGATAGAAGAGAAGAAACAAATAACCTTTGATGAAATTGATTTAAACGATACTGCTAATTTAAATTTTATTGAAAGAATAATTTATGATTTGAATATCAAGTTTGGTAAAGAATTTATTTTCACTGGTAATAAATTATTGATGTATAATGAAAAAAATCGAAGTCAAAGTAAATATTTAAAAAATGATGATGTACATTTATCAAACAAACAAATAATGGATAAATGAAAAGGTGAATAACATGTCACAAGTAGATATTAAATTAGATGATATCATTTTAGAATTGAGATCAATTCATAGGCAACTTAATCAAATATTTTTTGAAGGAAAGCTGCATTCTGTTCAAATCAATATAGAAAACAACATTAGACGTAGAAAAGTTTTAACCCAAGGTACTTTCGAACCAAATGATAATTGAAGTTCAAAAGAGAGTCAAATCACAATATGAACATCTTCATTAGACGGTGATTATTATAATATAATAGCCATCTTGCTACACGAAATGGTACATCAATTCAATTACGAAAACGGAATAAAAGATGTTGAAAACAATCAGAGACATAATAAAAAATTTAGAGATGCGGCATTAAGAGTGGAGCTTTCGTTACCTAAAACTGTGAGAGGTGATGGTACAAATTCTAAAAAAGGTTTCATGTTTACAGAACCTAGTGAAAGTTTAAAAAAATTAATAGACGAAAAACTAGATTTTAATAAATCTGTATTTAGTCTTAAACATAACTATGCAATAAATAGAGCACAAAAGGGGTATAGTAGTAGAAATACTTACACTTGCTTAGGTTGCGACTTAAAGATAAGTAGTTCAAAAGAGCTAAATTTAAAATGTTTAGATTGTGATTTAACTCTTACCATCAAATAAAGTGTATATTTAAATATACACTTTATTTGATGTATTTGGTTTATTCGGATAATATAATTATAAGTTACTTTTTTTGACCCCCTATTGTTTTGAGTTTAAAAAAAATGGTAAAATTAGTATATTAAAGTCTACTTTAAGACTACTGGAGGTAAGCACATGTCAGGTTTCGCACCAAAATTTTGTCCCACACATTTAAAAATTCACGTATGTGAGCTACAAAATGTAACTAAAAAGGTTTCTAATATTGAGAATGATTTAGGAGCTAAGGTAAGAAGGTTGCACGGGATACAAACAGAAGAAGAAAGACTTAAAGAAGAAGCAAAGCGAAAGCCACAAAAAGGTACTCTGGGAGATATTTTAGCCAGAGCTAAAGAAAAAATAAAAAAAGAAAAGGAAGAGTACACTAAAAAAACTGGGATTGATAGTGATACCGACTCTAAACCAGTTACTCAAGAAGAAATATCTGACAGAATGGCATCACTGAGAAGAAAAATGTTAGGAGGGGAAGATATTATCAAAACTGATAACTCCCCTATCGTTGAGCCTATAACAACAAACAAAAATAAAAGTTCTTCACCCAAAAAACAAAAAAAATCTACACCTCCTATTAAAGAAGAAAAGTTAGAAGAATCAAACAAAAGTAAAAAATTATTCACAGAAGAAGAAACACAAGAGTTAATTCAAAACGCTGTTAAAGAGGCTTTAAAAAAAGTTGGGTATTTGAATGATACTAAACTAAAGACAGTTAAGACAACTTCTAGTAATACAAAAAAAACAACCAAACCACAAAATTTAAAAGAAAAAACAACAAATAATAATAGTAAAACAAAAAGTAAAAAATTATAGACTAACTCATTAAGATTTCGTCTATAATTTTTTTTATTTGTTTATGAAATTGTGAAATATTATAATTATTTTTAATAACATAATCGAACTCACAATTTTTTAATTGTTCTTTTTGATACTTAGTTATTTTTTTAAACTCATTCATTCCCCTTTTATCTCGCTTCAAAGTATCAGAAAAACGTTTAGTTCATTTTTTCTTTAATAGTATTTTCTTATCAAATTTCATATCAATACCATTGATCATAGCAGCTTCAACAACTATCATATCTTTATCCATATTATTCGAAACTATTGTTTTTATTTTATTTGAAATAAGCGGTCACATGAGAGATGTAAACTGGTTATTTAAAAATGTGTTATTAAATACAATATTTCTCAATATACTTTTATCAATTATATTATCCTTTATTGCTTCTGAGACATTATTTTCAATGAATCTCACAACATCTTTGTGATATAAAAATTCTCTTGCTATTTCATCAGCTTCGATGATTAAAACATTTTTCATAGTTTTAACATATTTTAATAAAGTTGTTTTACCACTACCAATAAAACCACTTACTCCTACCAGTTTCAAAATAAACCCTCCACAAAAAAATCTAATTTACATTAGATTAGATTAATTATATATTATTTTATTGGCATAATTAGATAGCTTTGTTTTGATAGGAGACATTAATTGAAGAACTTCTAGACAAGTATCTCGATAATCTTCATAATCTTCAGCTTGCTTTGCTTCATCAAGTCTTCTAAGATAATTAGCTTCTTTTTGAATATGTCTGAAGTGAGTTGTCAATCTTTCTTTGATGCAGTATCCAACCTTTGCAAGTAATGCTTCTTTTCTGAATGCGATTGCAAATATTTGTTCTACAACACTTTCAGCAACTAAAATATTTCATGTTTCAATTGCAACTCAATAATCATTAATTAGTTCTGTTAAATCATCAAGATACCTTCCAAAAATATTTAAATCTTTTCTTTTGGTTAAATTTTCAATCATTTTTACAAATCTTTGATCAGTATGTGTTAAATCTTGAAAATTCTCTTTGATCTCCTCAAAAATAAAGTTTC encodes the following:
- the dinB gene encoding DNA polymerase IV, with translation MNKVIFLLDMDAFFASCHMVNDPSLKNKNVVVASTNRRAIITTASYNARKFGISAGTPVFKAKELCPDLYIAESDFNLYIQYSHRVFDIIYEHFTKNFEVASIDECYIDVTNIWKKHGTVKRTAQAILNKIFEETGLTCSIGISTNKFLAKTAVDFNKPFGISFLLEKDIPEKLWPLPIKEMHMVGEATEKIMKSLDINTIGDLAKADVNAVISSIGKRGYVLWNWANGIGDDSVTRESSELKSIGNEMTLHFTTTNKDEIEEIIYELSLKVSERAKKRYLVGKTIAIVVKFLSDSHGEYNKKERKKHLIRQETITDPTNDVEVIYSVAKECLYDIWEGDPLLLLGVRLTKLSNKIEEKKQITFDEIDLNDTANLNFIERIIYDLNIKFGKEFIFTGNKLLMYNEKNRSQSKYLKNDDVHLSNKQIMDKWKGE
- a CDS encoding SprT-like domain-containing protein: MSQVDIKLDDIILELRSIHRQLNQIFFEGKLHSVQINIENNIRRRKVLTQGTFEPNDNWSSKESQITIWTSSLDGDYYNIIAILLHEMVHQFNYENGIKDVENNQRHNKKFRDAALRVELSLPKTVRGDGTNSKKGFMFTEPSESLKKLIDEKLDFNKSVFSLKHNYAINRAQKGYSSRNTYTCLGCDLKISSSKELNLKCLDCDLTLTIK
- the coaE gene encoding dephospho-CoA kinase (Dephospho-CoA kinase (CoaE) performs the final step in coenzyme A biosynthesis.), producing MKLVGVSGFIGSGKTTLLKYVKTMKNVLIIEADEIAREFLYHKDVVRFIENNVSEAIKDNIIDKSILRNIVFNNTFLNNQFTSLMWPLISNKIKTIVSNNMDKDMIVVEAAMINGIDMKFDKKILLKKKWTKRFSDTLKRDKRGMNEFKKITKYQKEQLKNCEFDYVIKNNYNISQFHKQIKKIIDEILMS